Proteins found in one Nocardia brasiliensis ATCC 700358 genomic segment:
- a CDS encoding DNA polymerase III subunit gamma and tau translates to MALYRKYRPATFAEVVGQEHVTDPLSTALDTGRISHAYLFSGPRGCGKTSSARILARSLNCAEGPTSTPCGTCPSCVALGPGGPGNLDVIELDAASHGGVDDTRELRDRAFYAPAESRYRVFIVDEAHMVTTAGFNALLKIVEEPPAHLIFIFATTEPDKVLPTIRSRTHHYPFRLLPPATMRGLLGKICDQEQVPVEEAVYPLVIRAGGGSPRDSLSVLDQLLAGAGPEGVTYSRAVSLLGVTDVALIDDAIGALTTDDGAALFGTVDRVVEAGHDPRRFAVDLLERLRDLILMRAVPDAVDRGLVSGPGDVLDRMRDQAERLGPATLTRYAELLHEALGEMRGATSPRLLLEVVCARMLLPSVSDAESATLQRLERLERGFAGGAVPPAPPAASAAPASGTPAPLPAPGSGPESNRRRGAEALAAIRREAAGKGAADTPRDGVAPDPSIGGTQGSSVDASTTTADAVRSQQVDGAAAGSGAHATAGVPETERPADRSSESAADQVPATPGGTAAENAESPVAQPVSPTEQGDGPRDAGAAGGFDDGAEGSAAAPSRDAASHGTHEGPGGAAEPHAPAAADGVVSGQAAPTTQGAPDAQPTSAPQGAPTAQSGPTTQGAPVARGASAAQGAQSGPTTQGAPVAQGGSAAQGAQSGPTTQGAPTAQSAAAAQVAPAAQGVSAAQSGPTAPPAAAAQEITGAQAAPNAQDAQSAAAAPTAPDVSAAPAAPAAQSAPAAQDGDLLREVESSWGDIRAKVREFGAAVQAMLAGASVARIEGDVIVFAHQHAPLAQRLSDPRNVEAVRSAVRAVLGRELDVRWEAGGAATRPAAAQRTTGQAKPQRASGQSAGREAGAAGGRGADAPAPPRFSRPSQAKNAAADKAANRPRSFGDDDIPPPDFPDLPDDPGPFDGAPPESAQPPTGSDTGSGNGWSADRAVPVDTPEDEEEMIRAAAVPVAPEDRRDPDEVALELLKSELGATRLSG, encoded by the coding sequence GTGGCTCTGTACCGGAAGTACCGACCGGCAACGTTCGCTGAGGTAGTGGGTCAGGAGCACGTCACCGACCCACTGAGCACCGCCCTCGACACCGGGCGGATCAGTCATGCCTATCTGTTCTCCGGGCCGCGTGGCTGCGGTAAGACCTCGTCCGCCCGCATCCTCGCGCGCTCCCTGAACTGCGCCGAGGGGCCCACGTCCACGCCGTGCGGCACCTGTCCGTCCTGTGTCGCGCTCGGCCCGGGTGGCCCGGGCAACCTCGACGTGATCGAGCTCGACGCCGCCAGCCACGGCGGCGTCGACGACACCAGGGAACTGCGCGACCGCGCCTTCTACGCCCCCGCCGAATCCCGGTACCGGGTGTTCATCGTCGACGAGGCGCACATGGTCACCACGGCGGGCTTCAACGCGCTGCTGAAAATCGTCGAAGAGCCGCCCGCCCACCTCATCTTCATCTTTGCCACCACCGAGCCGGACAAGGTGCTGCCCACCATCCGCTCGCGCACCCACCACTACCCGTTCCGGCTGCTGCCGCCCGCGACCATGCGCGGGCTGCTCGGCAAGATCTGCGACCAGGAGCAGGTGCCGGTCGAAGAAGCGGTGTACCCGTTGGTGATTCGCGCCGGTGGCGGTTCGCCCCGCGACAGTCTCAGCGTGCTCGACCAGTTGCTGGCCGGCGCGGGCCCCGAAGGCGTCACCTACTCCAGGGCGGTCTCGCTGCTCGGCGTCACCGACGTCGCGCTGATCGACGACGCGATCGGCGCGCTCACCACCGATGACGGCGCCGCGCTGTTCGGCACGGTCGACCGGGTGGTCGAGGCCGGTCATGATCCACGCCGCTTCGCCGTCGACCTGCTCGAGCGCTTGCGTGACCTGATCCTTATGCGCGCCGTCCCCGACGCGGTGGACCGGGGCCTGGTCTCCGGGCCCGGCGACGTGCTCGACCGGATGCGTGACCAAGCCGAACGGCTCGGGCCCGCCACCCTCACCCGCTACGCCGAACTACTGCACGAGGCCCTCGGCGAAATGCGCGGCGCGACCTCCCCGCGCCTGCTGCTCGAGGTCGTCTGCGCCCGCATGCTGCTGCCCTCGGTTTCCGACGCCGAATCGGCCACGCTGCAACGCCTGGAACGCCTCGAACGCGGCTTCGCCGGCGGAGCCGTCCCGCCCGCACCCCCCGCCGCGAGCGCCGCCCCCGCCAGCGGTACACCCGCCCCCCTACCCGCCCCCGGCTCCGGCCCCGAATCGAACCGCCGCCGCGGCGCCGAAGCCCTCGCCGCCATCCGCCGCGAAGCCGCAGGCAAGGGTGCCGCCGACACACCCCGCGACGGTGTCGCCCCCGATCCGAGCATCGGAGGAACGCAGGGCTCCTCGGTGGACGCGTCGACCACCACGGCCGATGCGGTGCGGTCGCAACAGGTCGACGGGGCGGCTGCCGGGTCGGGCGCGCACGCGACGGCTGGCGTTCCCGAGACTGAGCGACCGGCCGATCGGTCGAGCGAGTCCGCTGCCGACCAGGTCCCTGCGACCCCAGGCGGTACGGCTGCCGAAAACGCCGAATCTCCAGTGGCGCAGCCTGTTTCCCCGACAGAGCAGGGCGACGGGCCGCGCGACGCCGGAGCGGCCGGCGGTTTCGATGACGGTGCCGAGGGATCGGCTGCTGCGCCGAGCCGCGATGCGGCTTCGCACGGTACCCACGAGGGGCCTGGCGGGGCTGCCGAACCCCACGCGCCCGCCGCAGCAGACGGCGTGGTCTCCGGACAGGCCGCGCCGACCACGCAGGGCGCGCCCGACGCGCAGCCGACATCAGCCCCGCAGGGTGCGCCGACTGCGCAGTCGGGTCCCACCACGCAGGGCGCGCCAGTCGCACGGGGTGCATCCGCCGCACAGGGCGCGCAGTCTGGTCCAACGACGCAGGGCGCGCCAGTCGCACAGGGTGGATCCGCCGCACAGGGCGCGCAGTCTGGTCCAACGACGCAGGGCGCACCTACCGCGCAGTCCGCAGCTGCCGCACAGGTGGCACCAGCCGCACAAGGCGTATCCGCCGCGCAGTCCGGGCCGACCGCGCCGCCTGCGGCCGCCGCGCAGGAGATAACCGGCGCGCAGGCTGCGCCGAATGCGCAAGACGCGCAGTCCGCGGCCGCCGCACCAACCGCCCCGGACGTATCCGCTGCACCGGCCGCGCCTGCCGCGCAGTCTGCGCCCGCCGCGCAGGACGGGGATCTGTTGCGGGAAGTGGAAAGTTCTTGGGGGGATATTCGGGCCAAGGTGCGGGAGTTCGGGGCTGCGGTGCAGGCGATGCTGGCGGGGGCTTCGGTGGCGCGGATCGAAGGCGATGTCATCGTGTTCGCGCATCAGCATGCGCCGTTGGCGCAGCGGCTGTCCGATCCGCGCAATGTGGAGGCGGTGCGGTCGGCGGTGCGCGCGGTGCTGGGGCGTGAGCTGGATGTGCGCTGGGAGGCGGGTGGCGCCGCGACTCGGCCCGCGGCCGCGCAGCGGACGACCGGTCAGGCGAAACCGCAGCGTGCGTCGGGTCAATCGGCCGGTCGTGAGGCCGGTGCCGCAGGCGGGCGGGGTGCGGACGCGCCCGCGCCACCGCGTTTCTCCCGGCCGAGCCAGGCCAAGAACGCCGCCGCGGACAAGGCCGCGAACCGGCCGCGATCCTTCGGCGACGACGATATTCCGCCGCCCGACTTCCCCGATCTACCGGATGATCCCGGCCCTTTTGACGGTGCGCCGCCCGAGTCGGCGCAACCCCCGACCGGAAGTGACACTGGCAGCGGCAACGGCTGGTCCGCCGACCGGGCGGTCCCGGTCGACACCCCCGAGGACGAAGAGGAGATGATCCGCGCCGCGGCGGTGCCGGTGGCGCCAGAGGATCGCCGCGACCCCGACGAGGTCGCCCTCGAATTGCTGAAGAGTGAGCTGGGGGCCACACGCCTGAGTGGTTGA
- a CDS encoding acetyl-CoA C-acetyltransferase: MTTEAYIYEAIRTPRGRGKKNGSLHSVKPIDLTVGLIQELRGRFPNLDEDRISDLILGVVSPVGDQGMDIARTAVTVAGLPDTVGGFQLNRFCASGLEAVNLAAQKVRSGFDDLVIAGGVESMSRVAMGSDGGAWALDPATNYDTYFVPQGVSADLIATIEGFSREDVDAYAVRSQELAAKATTGGYFAKSIVPVKDQNGIVVLDKDEHMRPGTTSEDLAKLNPSFAVIGEMGGFDAVALQKFYFVEKINHVHHGGNSSGIVDGAALVLVGTEDAGKASGLTPRARVVATATSGADSTIMLTGPTPAAKKALAKAGLTIEDMDLVEINEAFASVVLKFQKDLNVPDEKLNVNGGAIAMGHPLGATGAMITGTMVDELERRNGRYALITLCIGGGMGVATIIERV, from the coding sequence ATGACCACAGAGGCCTACATTTACGAGGCCATCCGCACTCCGCGCGGCCGCGGCAAGAAGAACGGCTCGCTGCATTCGGTCAAGCCGATCGACTTGACTGTTGGTCTCATCCAGGAGCTGCGCGGCCGTTTCCCCAACCTCGACGAGGATCGGATCTCCGATCTCATCCTCGGTGTCGTCAGCCCGGTCGGTGACCAGGGCATGGACATCGCCCGCACCGCCGTGACCGTGGCCGGCCTGCCGGACACCGTCGGCGGCTTCCAGCTGAACCGCTTCTGCGCCTCCGGCCTCGAGGCCGTCAACCTGGCCGCGCAGAAGGTGCGCTCGGGCTTCGACGATCTGGTGATCGCCGGTGGCGTCGAGTCCATGTCCCGGGTCGCGATGGGCTCCGACGGCGGCGCCTGGGCGCTGGACCCGGCCACCAACTACGACACGTACTTTGTGCCGCAGGGTGTTTCGGCCGACCTGATCGCCACCATCGAGGGCTTCAGCCGCGAGGACGTGGACGCCTACGCGGTGCGCTCGCAGGAACTGGCCGCCAAGGCCACCACCGGCGGCTACTTCGCCAAGTCGATCGTCCCGGTCAAGGACCAGAACGGCATCGTCGTGCTGGACAAGGACGAGCACATGCGTCCGGGCACCACGTCCGAGGATCTGGCCAAGCTGAACCCGTCCTTCGCCGTGATCGGTGAGATGGGCGGCTTCGACGCCGTCGCGCTGCAGAAGTTCTACTTCGTCGAGAAGATCAACCACGTGCACCACGGCGGCAACAGCTCGGGCATCGTCGACGGCGCCGCGCTGGTGCTGGTCGGCACCGAGGATGCGGGCAAGGCCTCCGGCCTGACCCCGCGGGCCCGCGTCGTCGCGACCGCGACCAGCGGCGCCGACTCGACCATCATGCTCACCGGCCCCACCCCGGCCGCCAAGAAGGCGCTGGCCAAGGCGGGTCTGACCATCGAAGACATGGACCTGGTCGAGATCAACGAGGCGTTCGCCTCCGTGGTGCTGAAGTTCCAGAAGGACCTGAACGTCCCGGACGAGAAGCTGAACGTCAACGGTGGCGCGATCGCCATGGGCCACCCGCTGGGTGCCACCGGCGCGATGATCACCGGCACCATGGTCGACGAGCTGGAGCGCCGCAACGGTCGCTACGCCCTGATCACCCTGTGCATCGGCGGCGGCATGGGCGTGGCGACCATCATCGAGCGCGTCTAA
- a CDS encoding 3-hydroxyacyl-CoA dehydrogenase NAD-binding domain-containing protein, translated as MIGWEQDSDGIVVLTMDDPNQGANTMNELYKSSMTATVEKLEAEKDSITGVVITSAKKTFFAGGDLKNMMKVGPEDGQGVMDELGTIKGALRRLETLGKPVVAAINGAALGGGLEIALACHYRIAADVPGSQIGLPEVTLGLLPAGGGVIRTVRMLGLQNALMQVLLQGQRNKPAKAKEIGLVNELVGTVEELVPAAKAWIKANPDKGVQPWDVKGFKIPGGTPSSPAFAANLPAFPANLRKQIKGANMPAPRAIMSAAVEGSQVDIDNASLIESRYFVHLLTGPVAKNMIQAFFFDLQSINNGGSRPKDVPKKDIKKIGVLGAGMMGAGIAYVSAKAGYQVVLKDVSIEAAERGKNYSEKIEAKALSRGKTTEEKSKALLDRITPSADAKDFDGVDFVIEAVFENTELKHKVFQEIEDIVTPDALLGSNTSTLPITGLAKGVKREEDFIGIHFFSPVDKMPLVEIIKGEKTSPEALARVFDYTLAIKKTPIVVNDSRGFFTSRVIGTFVNEAIAMLTEGIEPATIEQAGLQAGYPAAPLQLSDELNMKLMQKIAKETIEAAEHGDTTMGKKRHPAQDVIDYMVGESRPGRLEKAGFYEYDENGKRTGLWPGLREHFKTTADFTVPLQDLIDRMLFAEAIETQKCFDEGVLETTADANIGSIFGIGFPAWTGGVHQFIVGYPGGQAAFVERADYLAKTYGERFEVPASLRK; from the coding sequence ATGATCGGTTGGGAGCAGGATTCGGACGGCATCGTCGTACTGACGATGGACGACCCGAACCAGGGCGCCAACACGATGAACGAGCTGTACAAGTCGTCGATGACCGCGACCGTCGAGAAGCTCGAAGCCGAGAAGGACAGCATCACCGGCGTGGTGATCACCTCGGCTAAGAAGACCTTCTTCGCGGGCGGCGACCTCAAGAACATGATGAAGGTCGGCCCGGAAGACGGCCAGGGCGTCATGGACGAGCTCGGCACCATCAAGGGCGCGCTGCGGCGCCTGGAGACCCTGGGCAAGCCGGTCGTCGCCGCCATCAACGGCGCGGCGCTCGGCGGCGGCCTGGAGATCGCGCTGGCCTGTCACTACCGGATCGCGGCCGACGTGCCGGGTTCACAGATCGGCCTGCCCGAGGTCACCCTGGGCCTGCTGCCCGCCGGTGGCGGCGTGATCCGCACCGTGCGCATGCTCGGTCTGCAGAACGCCCTGATGCAGGTGCTGCTGCAGGGCCAGCGCAACAAGCCGGCCAAGGCCAAGGAGATCGGCCTGGTCAACGAGCTCGTCGGCACCGTCGAAGAGCTGGTTCCGGCCGCCAAGGCGTGGATCAAGGCGAACCCGGACAAGGGCGTACAGCCCTGGGACGTCAAGGGTTTCAAGATCCCCGGCGGCACCCCGTCCAGCCCGGCCTTCGCGGCCAACCTGCCCGCCTTCCCGGCGAACCTGCGCAAGCAGATCAAGGGCGCGAACATGCCCGCCCCGCGGGCGATCATGTCCGCCGCGGTCGAGGGTTCGCAGGTCGACATCGACAACGCGTCGCTCATCGAGTCGCGCTACTTCGTGCACCTGCTCACCGGCCCGGTCGCGAAGAACATGATCCAGGCGTTCTTCTTCGACCTGCAGTCCATCAACAACGGTGGCTCGCGGCCGAAGGATGTGCCGAAGAAGGACATCAAGAAGATCGGTGTGCTCGGCGCGGGCATGATGGGCGCGGGCATCGCCTACGTCTCCGCCAAGGCGGGCTACCAGGTCGTGCTCAAGGACGTCAGCATCGAGGCGGCCGAGCGCGGCAAGAACTACTCCGAGAAGATCGAGGCCAAGGCCCTCTCCCGCGGTAAGACCACGGAGGAGAAGTCCAAGGCGCTGCTCGACCGGATCACCCCGTCCGCCGACGCCAAGGACTTCGACGGCGTGGACTTCGTGATCGAGGCCGTCTTCGAGAACACCGAGCTCAAGCACAAGGTGTTCCAGGAGATCGAGGACATCGTCACCCCCGACGCGCTGCTCGGCTCGAACACCTCGACCCTGCCGATCACCGGCCTGGCCAAGGGCGTCAAGCGCGAAGAGGACTTCATCGGTATCCACTTCTTCTCGCCGGTCGACAAGATGCCGCTGGTGGAGATCATCAAGGGTGAGAAGACCTCGCCCGAGGCGCTGGCCCGGGTGTTCGACTACACCCTCGCGATCAAGAAGACCCCGATCGTGGTGAACGACAGCCGCGGCTTCTTCACCTCGCGCGTGATCGGCACCTTCGTCAACGAGGCGATCGCCATGCTCACCGAGGGCATCGAGCCCGCGACCATCGAGCAGGCCGGTCTGCAGGCGGGCTACCCGGCCGCGCCGCTGCAGCTGTCGGATGAGCTGAACATGAAGCTCATGCAGAAGATCGCCAAGGAGACCATCGAGGCCGCCGAGCACGGCGACACCACGATGGGCAAGAAGCGGCATCCGGCGCAGGACGTCATCGACTACATGGTCGGCGAAAGTCGTCCGGGTCGCCTGGAGAAGGCGGGCTTCTACGAGTACGACGAGAACGGCAAGCGCACCGGTCTGTGGCCGGGCCTGCGTGAGCACTTCAAGACCACGGCGGACTTCACCGTTCCGCTGCAGGATCTGATCGACCGCATGCTGTTCGCGGAGGCGATCGAGACCCAGAAGTGCTTCGACGAGGGCGTGCTGGAGACCACCGCCGACGCGAACATCGGC